Proteins co-encoded in one Malus sylvestris chromosome 9, drMalSylv7.2, whole genome shotgun sequence genomic window:
- the LOC126583894 gene encoding B3 domain-containing transcription factor FUS3-like, translating to MDQTAAAAAVAGGGLREKTEASGLRAGVGAELGLVIAKGDKDNPDHKSKVHGSERSGSIHDLVRAVTSFGVLRKKRMTRHRRSSIINFHDLSSFAGAASSNPSHVLPPPSTLPPARVIDPTRLRFLFQKELKNSDVSSLRRMILPKKAAEAHLPTLESKEGMAINMDDIDGLHVWSFKYRFWPNNNSRMYVLENTGEFVNAHGLQFGDYIMVYQDNHNQNYVIQARKASDQDHVYGDISGMNIAVNDLYMQESSSFYMPKMEEDTTAGLSFVYDTTTYSNDSLLDFFGGSMMTNYSRNGSLHESFGSVENLSLDDFY from the exons atGGACCAAACAGCGGCGGCAGCAGCTGTAGCAGGTGGCGGCCTTCGTGAGAAAACCGAGGCCTCTGGCTTGAGGGCAGGTGTAGGGGCTGAGCTCGGCCTTGTCATTGCCAAGGGGGACAAGGATAACCCGGATCACAAGAGTAAAGTTCACGGGTCGGAGCGGAGCGGATCGATCCATGACCTTGTCCGTGCTGTGACCAGTTTCGGTGTCCTCAGGAAGAAACGAATGACCAGACATAGGCGATCCTCCATCATCAACTTTCACGACCTCTCTTCTTTCGCTGGTGCTGCTTCCTCCAACCCCTCGCACGTGCTACCACCCCCCTCCACTCTCCCTCCTGCACGT GTAATTGATCCAACACGGTTGCGATTTCTTTTCCAAAAAGAGCTAAAGAATAGTGATGTGAGCTCTCTCAGAAGAATGATACTCCCCAAG AAAGCAGCCGAGGCTCATCTCCCTACCCTCGAATCAAAGGAAGGAATGGCAATCAACATGGATGACATAGATGGTCtgcatgtttggagcttcaagtACAG GTTTTGGCCTAATAACAACAGCCGAATGTATGTACTTGAAAATACGG gtgaATTTGTTAATGCACATGGCTTGCAGTTTGGAGATTATATCATGGTTTACCAAGACAATCACAACCAGAATTAC GTCATTCAGGCAAGAAAGGCATCTGACCAAGATCATGTATACGGAGACATAAGTGGTATGAACATTGCGGTGAATGACCTCTATATGCAGGAGTCGAGTTCGTTTTACATGCCGAAAATGGAAGAGGATACGACTGCGGGCTTGTCATTTGTGTATGACACCACCACCTACTCAAACGACTCTCTGCTTGATTTTTTCGGGGGATCAATGATGACAAACTACTCCAGAAATGGGTCTCTGCATGAAAGTTTTGGATCTGTTGAGAACTTGTCTCTTGACGACTTCTATTAA
- the LOC126582111 gene encoding V-type proton ATPase subunit C-like, translating into MASRYWVVSLPVQNSASSLWNRLQEKISKHSFDTPLYRFNIPNLRVGTLDSLLSLSDDLLKSNNFVEGVSHKIRRQIEELERVSGVESSALTVDGVPVDSYLTRFVWDEAKYPTMSPLKEVIDSIHGQVAKIEDDLKVRVAEYNNVRSQLNAINRKQSGSLAVRDLSSLVKSEDIIVSEHLVTLLAIVPKYSQKDWLSSYETLTNYVVPRSSKKLFEDNEYALYSVTLFNRVADNFRTSAREKGFQIRDFEYSSEAQESRKQELEKLVQDQENLRASLLQWCYASYGEVFSSWMHFCAVRDFAESILRYGLPPNFLACVLAPNTKAEKKVRSILEGLCDSGNSTFWKTDDEAGGGVPGLAGDADAHPYVSFTINLV; encoded by the exons ATGGCGAGCAGGTATTGGGTGGTGTCTCTGCCGGTTCAAAACTCGGCGTCTTCTCTATGGAACCGTCTGCAGGAAAAAATCTCCAAGCATTCCTTCGACACTCCCCTCTACAGA TTCAATATTCCTAATCTCCGTGTTGGAACCCTGGATTCTCTTCTCTCCCTCAGCGACGATCTCTTGAAG TCCAACAACTTTGTAGAGGGTGTTTCTCATAAGATCAGGCGCCAGATCGAGGAGCTTGAGAGGGTTTCAGGCGTGGAGAGTAGCGCTCTGACTGTCGATGGAGTGCCTGTCGATTCATACCTCACCAG GTTCGTTTGGGATGAAGCCAAGTATCCGACAATGTCGCCTTTGAAGGAGGTGATAGATAGCATACATGGTCAGGTTGCAAAGATTGAGGATGATCTCAAG GTTCGTGTAGCCGAGTATAATAATGTCCGCAGTCAACTGAATGCTATCAATCGAAAGCAGAGTGGAAG CTTAGCAGTTCGTGATCTTTCCAGTTTAGTGAAATCAGAGGACATCATTGTTTCAGAACATCTAGTGACCCTCCTTGCAATTGTTCCCAAGTACTCTCAGAAGGATTGGCTATCAAGCTATGAGACCTTGACTAACTATGTG GTTCCCAGGTCCTCCAAGAAGTTATTTGAAGATAATGAATATGCTCTTTACAGTGTAACACTGTTTAATCGAGTCGCAGATAACTTTAGAACAAGTGCTCGTGAAAAGGGGTTCCAG ATTCGTGATTTTGAATACAGTTCTGAAGCACAAGAAAGTCGAAAGCAGGAGTTAGAAAAATTGGTGCAAGACCAAGAAAATTTAAGAGCTTCCCTTTTGCAGTGGTGCTATGCCAGTTACGGGGAG GTTTTTAGCTCCTGGATGCATTTTTGTGCTGTACGTGACTTCGCAGAGAGCATTTTGAGATATGGTTTACCCCCAAATTTCTTG GCATGCGTGCTAGCCCCTAATACAAAAGCCGAGAAGAAAGTTCGTTCAATCCTTGAAGGATTATGCGACAGTGGCAACAG TACCTTCTGGAAAACTGATGATGAAGCCGGGGGAGGAGTGCCTGGTCTAGCAGGTGATGCGGATGCACATCCATATGTTTCATTCACGATCAATCTTGTTTGA
- the LOC126582112 gene encoding mitochondrial phosphate carrier protein 3, mitochondrial-like, with product MALSDKQSRQALIPSFLYSSSSSIALEKMLYARPSGGFTPTATVEGVSARKGLVIPSPSEPLGKIEMYSPSFYAACTFGGILSCGLTHTAVTPLDLVKCNMQIDPAKYKSITSGFGVLLKEQGVKGFFRGWVPTLLGYSAQGACKYGFYEYFKKYYSDLAGPEFAAKYKTLIYLAGSASAEVIADVALCPFEAVKVRVQTQPGFARGFSDGLPKFVRSEGALGLYKGIVPLWGRQIPYTMMKFASFETIVEMMYKYAIPRPKSECSNSLQLGVSFAGGYVAGILCAIVSHPADNLVSFLNNAKGATVGDAVKKMGVIGLFTRGLPLRIVMIGTLTGAQWGIYDSFKVFVGLPTTGGAPPPVAAASELAKV from the exons ATGGCTCTCTCAGACAAGCAGTCGCGTCAGGCTCTGATCCCGAGCTTCCTCTACAGCTCCTCGTCCTCCATCGCGCTGGAGAAGATGCTCTACGCCAGGCCTAGCGGCGGCTTCACGCCGACTGCCACCGTTGAAGGAGTCTCCGCCAGGAAGGGCCTCGTCATTCCGTCGCCCAGCGAGCCCTTGGGGAAGATCGAGATGTACTCGCCTTCCTTCTACGCTGCCTGTACTTTTGGAGGAATTCTCAGCTGTGGTCTCACTCACACGGCCGTCACTCCCCTTGACCTCGTCAAGTGCAATATGCAG ATTGATCCCGCAAAATACAAAAGCATCACATCTGGTTTTGGAGTTCTGCTCAAGGAGCAGGGGGTTAAGGGATTTTTCAGGGGATGGGTGCCTACCCTCCTTGGTTACAGTGCTCAGGGTGCCTGCAAGTATGGATTCTATGAATATTTCAAGAAGTACTACTCTGACCTTGCTGGACCAGAGTTTGCTGCCAAGTACAAGACCTTGATCTACCTTGCTGGTTCTGCATCTGCTGAGGTCATTGCTGATGTTGCTCTTTGCCCCTTTGAGGCAGTCAAGGTCCGTGTGCAAACTCAGCCTGGATTTGCTAGAGGTTTTTCAGATGGACTTCCTAAGTTTGTCAGATCAGAAGGTGCTCTTGG attGTACAAGGGTATTGTTCCACTATGGGGACGTCAAATTCCGT ACACCATGATGAAGTTTGCCTCCTTTGAGACTATTGTGGAGATGATGTATAAATATGCCATCCCTAGACCTAAGAGCGAGTGCTCCAATTCTTTGCAGCTTGGTGTAAGTTTTGCTGGTGGATACGTGGCTGGTATATTGTGTGCTATTGTATCTCATCCTGCTGACAATCTTGTCTCCTTCCTCAACAATGCCAAAGGAGCAACAGTTGGTGAT GCTGTCAAGAAGATGGGAGTGATCGGTCTCTTTACCCGTGGGCTTCCTCTTCGTATTGTCATGATTGGGACTCTTACTGGAGCTCAGTGGGGCATCTATGATTCATTCAAAGTTTTCGTTGGACT GCCAACAACTGGCGGTGCTCCCCCTCCGGTTGCTGCTGCATCCGAGCTTGCTAAGGTGTAA